atctcaggattcaatcccttaacaaactgatcagtcacagcttcatcattcccagccacgtgaggagcaaaacgtagcaagataaaaaattgagcaacatattcttcaacgcttaaatgaccctgtttcaaatctTCAAATTCTGCCCTTTTATCATCTCGGTACGAACTtgggaaaaatcttcgatagaattcagttttgaagatcttccacgtaatcactgtaccaGGCTGCTCTAAAACTcctttggttgcaatccaccaactctttgcgactTCTTTTAACCGGttcccaatcagtttaactctccgttcatctgggtactcaagtgaatcaaacagtatctctatattgtctagccaattctcacaatcaacagtcgtctcagtacccctcagacTTGGCGGtgtcaatgactgaaacctcttcaactgtacttCCATCGAAGTTTCGGATAGATCCATCTGATTCATCCAGATACTTCCCTGGTTCTGAGATTCTTTGAGGAGCTAATCTGATTATCATAAGGATCAGTAACCAGATACCACAACCTGTTTCCAAGTTTcaatcctcctctgatcatcttacagctgatcaagaGTTGGTTCTAATCCAGCCTCAATAatgcatattactatatcaaatcagataaaccaagtaacatgtatcaacaaaacaataaatcatgctagcactcacatgcaaaaaaagaaaattcattctaccccgctcctCTCTTCTATCTTAGTCTCCATCTAatggatctatcgctctgataccacctgttgtggggacccggacgctaattcattccttaatcgtctttaggaataattcaaacaattataataaacagggtctaaattttttttttttaaaatacaacgcggaaacgtaatgtaattcaattcaaattacatattaaacataaacatacaaatcttgtattatctacaagaattcaactaggttcaactatatctcagtgctgaatcctaagttgcttcgaagcccggatctccacgctatctagtccagcctcgttctttccttgaccctgatcctatcccacctgttgccacgcacacatacaaacaagacaacagccggataactccggtgagaattacattctcagtataaatcatgtatacatgcaatcataaaaacaatataaaatcatataacagatattcctaacatgtatcaaaatcagaaacatgaatcaaatattcatcacatgtattataatcctaaacatgaatcactatcaagaataaatcatattctaaacatgtaccattatcaggaacataattcaacatcaagcaatgaatcactctccgtgattctcagactcagactcgactcagtcctaatctagagATCCcgttcggaataagaacatacacccacctacactcccgatcggggtggtggtatgttcttattcacggactttggctctttccatatcgaacaccagtaatagaaaagacttcagttctatccactccgatatagccaaacgtccggtgtcctgacctaaccgtcatggactatGGCCCGatcgccaatatcctatcctgcaacaaagtgcaatgggccagtgacgagTCCTCACTATCCGgcccttctgtcacaagatcaaatGTCTACGACTAGGCACATTCGCCTATGACTCAAGACATACATTGTCTATACATCCATAGACCAGAAATATCAATCGTAtttaattgcaaataacaatgcaataaaataaagtatgtgatttagggaaactcgagtcaaacctcactcgagttgtgcaatcccaactcaacattaatttatacatttatcttctcgctctgacgaagacgaagtcctgaattcaactctgtccattctcaatctggtaataacaataccgaacagacacaatatcaatatataactcaattcagaacctgttctgatcaacactcaaatcaacatattatctgatcaatgtcaatcgacatacagtacaacaatacaatctcattcaatcgtaaatctgatcaatatcaatctactgaggtttcgacgacatgacaatacagtctcgataaccccgtaaatcccaacatctcagaaataataccagaactcataatcaataccggtataactcataatttcaatgataatacaaatctgatatcgaatctcagtcaaatcgattctgaaaatcataacaattacagaaatagtctgttctttaatctgacttcaattatacgatgtctactgtatcagaaacaccatatatgattcctattcaattctgacaatatcataatttcaaatcatatttaaacgtaacaaaacttacgtcctgtagaagcctgcgtcgataggaacacagtactgaagtcggattcaaaatcagacgggcggatctcgtAAAAATCGAAATTCTACGATTTGGAACCCTTTTCTCTTTCCTCGAGCTTCTCCCTCGATTTCTTCTGAGAATTACGTgactatatgtatatatatatatatcccaagtGCATGCCAAGATACGTGGCACACTTTTCATtttgcacgtctcgcgctcggacggacataaagttccgcccgggcgcggaactctcggccctcACAAAATAAACAATCGCGCTCGTGCGGACATAAAGTTCCGTCCGGGCGCGATATGTTCGGCTTTATTCCTGGGAACatgggcgctcgggcggacaaacacttccgcccgggcgctacACCTTCGACCCAACTCTTATGCTTTCATATACTTAATCCAAATCTtatctcggaatggcccggctataatcacatcaattcataatcaataaatcatctcagattacaataatcaaattctcgggcattacatcaaTTATCTAAGaagataatatattatattttaaaatatatttttactattaatttaaataattgtgaaAACTGAATTAACAGAACCAAAATAATTGAATAGTTTTGATAGAAAATTGAACTGAAGGAAAAATATTCAGATATCGGATTATATATTTCTAAAAACAAAGACCGAAAAGCCAAAAATTGAACCAAACTGACTGATGAACACCCCTAGTAGTTTGTGAATTGCTGTGCTTGAAAGGCACTTGCATGCGACAATTTAGGAATTCATCAGCGTCGTTCTTGATTCATTTCGATTTacaagtattttaaatttttttggtatgTAATATTTACGGAGAGGTTGtgccgaaatttttataagtatgaggtctattttaaataatttcaaacCATTTTTTCGCTGCACATTTAATCTAATGAACACTGTTTGATAATTAAATTGTAAATATAATAATTGGACCTAACGCCAAATCTTTCATCAAAAACCAATCCAATCAAACGACATCAGTTAGTATACGAAAtaatcaaattttcaaaaaaatttaaacttacaagttttatttagaaaatttactataatactaaattttataaaattatattatattagaaaAATAAGTTTATTTGGTTTGActaattcttttaaaaataatcgaaactaatgaaaaaaataataaaactcgAGCTCCAAAACATTATTTTAACGTCATCGTATCAAACTTTGTAAGTATTATTGTGAGGATATGTTATCTTAATCATGATTTATTAACATGTGATCATGATTAATCAATAAACAACGGAAAAAAGAGTTCAAAATTTGTGTTTGAGCCTataaaaatttcggcatgacatTCTCGTAAATAGAAAATACCAGAAAATCAAACACTCAAAATAAACAACATATATCCTCAATAAATACAACATAAACAAGTGTCGGTCAGGGACTATCATGACATATACAAACCAAAAATCTCATAAAACCGACAAATCTTGATAATAACATAATACAATCCTCCAAATATATACATATTGCATCTGGGAGATGACAAAACTACGCAGTACCTAAATACAACTAATCTCACTCTCAAAGAGTTCTGGTACTTCCTAATGCTTCCTCTCGAGCACATGTACAACATGTCATGTCTACACACAAAAAACACGACAGCCCTCTCTCGTGGTCAGAAACCCATACAAGACATCAAGGAACAAAACATATGATATGCAAATGCAATGATGTCATGCATGAATAGATGCAAGATATTAGTATTTACACATAAAGAAGACATTAATTATAAAGAGCCTTTATCTCCGATTTATTCGGAAGACTATTTAAGTATTATAATGGCTATGGTAATGCATTTTGATCTTGAGCTACATCAGAGATAgatgtaaagacaatatttcTTAATGGTGACATTGATGAAACGATTTATATGATGCATCCAGAAAATTTTGTATATGGAGACCCAAATAACATGGTTTGAAAACTCAAAGAAATCCATATATGGACTCAAGAAGGTATCTCGACAATAgtattttaagttttatcaagTGATCGTCTTGTTCGATTTTGAGATAAATTTGGTCGATTATTGTGTATACCATAAGTTTAGTGGGAGTAAACATATTTTTGTAGTTTTATATGATgatgatatctactcactagcAACAATATATAATTGTTACATGAAACTAAGATATTTTTtgctaagaattttgagatgagAGATTTTGGTGATGCATTTTTTGTATTGGGTATCTAGAAACATCGAGATCTATCTCGAGCTATTCTTGGATTATCACATAAAGACTATATTGAGAATGTTCTCGAGCAATATGGGATGCAAAATTGTAAACTAACTGATACTCATGTGGCTAAGAGAGACAAATTTAGTCTCAATCAGTGCCTTAAGAATAATTTTGAGGGAAAATACAGAAGATTCATTGTGAATTTGCAGTAAAGAATCTAATCTATGCTCAGATCTGTATAGGTCGGATATTGCATACATGACAGGAATGTTGGGTAGATACTTAAGTAATTTAGGAGTATACTATTGGATAATAGTCCATGTATTTTGATATTTACAAAAAAACAAGGGATTACATGCTTACGTAATAAACGTTAAGTCAATTTGAGATCATTTGGTATACTAACTCCGATTTTACTGCATGACAATATAATATGATAACTATGTTGGGCTATATGTATATGCTGGAAGAAGGTTTTGTCTCATGGAAGATTGCTAAACGTTCACATATTATAGCATCTTCTACATGACAATTATTTCGTAGCTTGTTACGTGACATCCAATAAAGTTTGGTGGTTAAAAAAGAAGAGTTTAGAGTAGTTTTCTATTGAGCacctgtgaggcccggggccgaagaggacgggggatgatcgccggtgccatcagttgcacggacaatgagcggctcctggcaggcttctaggtggagggaacatgaatgaaccgacccacacgggaatgagagggattccgaaactgttcaatataatggactgtacagttgaagagggcttaaaagatttgatttgtactactcatatcacgaaggtgcatcttcttttcggtagttcatcacataagaactccaaagttaagcgtgcttgacttggggcaattctgggatgggtgacctcctgggaagtttcccggggtgcgtgtgagtgaggacataagcacgctggaaagactcgtcttgatacagtgagaacagtcgtcgaatctgggacgttacaagtggtatcagatccgacctctcttagtacggtgtggttcggggacgaaccaagcggaagctggtgggcatgtgaggcccggggccgaagagggtgaGGGTGATTGCCGGtaccatcagttgcacggacaatgagcggctcctgataggattctaggtggagggaacatgaatgaaccgacccacacgggaatgagagggatttcgagactgttcaatgtaatggactgtacagttgaagatggcttaaaagatttgatttgtactactcatatcacgaaggtgcatcgtcttgatacagtgaggacagtcgtcgaatctgggacgttacagcaCCTCTGTACAAATTCTATGGTTACATATCCGCTTACAAAATGACTACCACCCAAAATGTTTCATAAGCGCACTACTCGTATGAGTGTTATGTTAATTGTAGATACTCAATTTTAGTACAAGTTTTTTTTAGATGCTtttgttattaaaaaaattcataaatattatttaaaattatttaattctgAAATTCTTCAGTCTATTCACACTCTGATTATGATTAAATTTTCATATCAATAAAGTTTAAGGATGATCAAGTGGAAATAAATATATTGTGATCATATAACATGAAATTTTCATGTTACACATTCACATAATAATCTATGTCATTAAGTTGTTTTGACATATGTAATCATTGGTGAGTCTGCTTACTAGAAATGTAGCAAATACTGAATTGATTTTATGTTGATACGATTGATTGACCAAAttgataataaatatatttaatgaaTGACAACAATTTCGAACTCATGagattatttttacaaaacataattataaaattacatatatatctAAAGTGTGTGATTGTTAgatgaattaaaattatatgAGCTTATATATACGGTATCTATTGGGTTAAGCCCAAGTTGAAGTTTTTTGGTAATGAATACTGTAGTTTCCCGGCTGGCATTGTGGGAGCAGTGGTGCCCACTTTTATTCTCGTCCTAAACTTTTTTCATTCCACTCCAAAAGAAAAGTCAATTGCTCTTTTATCATTTGATTCTTCTTCCAGTTCATACTTTGCTTGCCTGTGTAAATTCAATCTCTTTTCTTCCTGCGCGCGCATCTGTGTGTCAGAAGTTTTTGAGAGTTGTTAGTTTATGGTGGCCCTGCGAGTATGGATGCTATCAAGAAGCAAGCGAGTAAACTAAGAGAACAAGTGGCTAGGCAACAACAGGTATGGTGTTATTGTCTTGTTTAAACTTTCTAGGAGTTcatttcaacacttgaatttaaGGAAATCGGACTATACATGGTAGATAGTATCTGGTTCGGAGCTGTCATCTTGCTGAAAGATTCGATTTGTAGAATGGAATTCttgaaattaaaagaaaataggAAGCTGGTGTTGAAAAATGAAAACTAGTGAATTAAGATTCTTTGGGTTTtcattctgttttttttttttaagatgatTGATTTTTGGCATAAGGTAACAGGTTTCACAATCGcagtttaattatttatttttatgtgtGTGATTGTGTGCTCTATGGAGCTTCGCATTCTTACTTCGCGATTGTCTGAGGTACACTTTTGGATATCATCTGCGTCTCTCCTTTTTGGTATGCCATTTATAATTGTGGGATCGAGAATTTCTTACCAAAAGAAATTCGAATCTTTTCTAATGTGTAAGGAGCACCAGAAACAAGGATATGTGGAATTAGTAATAGTTTTGGGCTTTTTACTACTAATATTGATGTTGGATGGATGGGTTATACCTGCAGTTTGCATGCGCTTATGATAACTGACATCCATATCCATACTAAGAAAAAATCCGATTGGGTGAAGGTCTAGGAATCGATGTCCTGGGATACGTTATGTAAGTGTTGACACAGTCATAAATTACTGATTTGGTGCCTGTATGTTATTTGACCTAACAGAGGACTTAATTTTCCTTCATCTTATTTGAATCCATTGTTTATTTTCCTCACCGTGGTCAACTTCGCAGATTTTACTTTTGAAATGTGCAAGTAAAGTTAATATTGTGCTTATCGTATTCGGAAATTCGTTATAGGTTTGATACAGAATGCTCTAAGCAACTAAACTTATTTTCATTGCAAGTTGATTTAGGAGAGAGTTTTACTAGCGTACTCATTCCTCCTACTGCCTTCAAATGCATCATACTGTGGTAGTGAAACAAATTCTAATCAATTATTTTTATAGTGTTCTAACCTTGACCTCTGTGTAGTGACATATGCAAAAGAAACATTCATCATGTCTTCTATATAAAACATTCATATTGGCCAGAGACGACGCTCGTTAGAACACATTGACAACTAGTCTTATAAATTCATTTACCTCTCATTTATCATTCTACCTATAAGCAGAGGAACAAGGTATGGGGCCAAATGAGACAAGAAGGGTTAGGTGGGATGATTTAATGGATCTTGGGGTACCAGAACTTGTAATTTAGAAAAGagcaaaaatttcaaaatattttcgtGTGATATATCCCCCATCCCCTCGCTGTTGCTAGATCCCTCCCTCCGTAGGATAATAGGCATTATTCTACTTCCGGTTGTCTGCCCTAATAGAGTTGTTTTTATTGCATAAACTTGCAACTTGGATTGAACAAGTAACAATCTTCATTCTTGTCTTTCTTGGAATTTCGTTCTGTAATCATCAAGCATAAAGGTAGGCTGCTGATTTGATCTTAAATTTTCTCTTTTTAAAAATGTGATCCTTCTTTATTGGCAGGTTATTCTCAGGCAACTAGGTCAATTGGGCCATGAAGGGGTTATGATTGATGAAACTGACATGCATTGTCATCAACAGCTACAGAATTTATACAAGTCTACAAGAGCAGCCAAAGTAAATTCATGGGGGATTATTTTGTTACCTGCAATCTTCTGTAGAGGTTTCTGAATCTAATGAATCCTCTTATATAACTTCAGCAGTCACATTTAAGGAGCTTTTTGTTCCACAGCATTTCCAGAGGGATATTGTCCGTGGGTTAGAAGGCTTCATTTCAACGAGCAAAAAACAAATGGTGAGAGGTGTGTAGTCCTATGTTTCTCAATTAAATTTCTCTGGTGACGAGgggaaaaaattaattttgaccTGACTTTGCAGCCAGAAAATTGGCTGAAGATTCTTGTAAGTATGGCATTGAAAATCAGGATTCTACTCATGCCCTAGCAAGGATCGCATCGAATTTTGGCACCTCACATGCCGCAATTGAAGATCATGGAGAAACAATGCTTGGAATTCTTAGTTATCAGGTAATGAATTtagtaaaattgcatgttaATGAAATCTCAAACGTcttaatattttcattttatttggGAATGACATTTGCAGGACTTAACTTCATAGAAGTGCTTTCTATTCTCGGTTTAAGGCCAATTTAAGTTTCCATAAACTCCATGACCAATGTATATCTATGgatgcatgattatatgaaaGAAACAAATATTGGGGAATGCCTATTTGCctcagaaaaaggaaaaaaacttATATTTTCCCAAGACTCGTGAGATTAAAGAATTTTCCATGTCCACTGTTTCAAATCTCTCCATGGTAATAATTTTTTAGGTCAATGATAATATGAAGTGCTTGTATTCATGTTTCGGCTTGCCTATGGTTTTCGGCCTAGAAAAAGAGAACTCAgccatttttttaatcaaaggGTTTCCTCTCTTTGAACTGTATTTTCCATTTTGCCTTCAATATCATCCATATCTGGTAATATTTTAGTGGTTATTCGATCTTCTTGTGTTCTCTATATCTATTGTTGCACCTTGCTTATATGTAGGTTTCTGAACCACTTCGTGCATTGATGAATGGTGCTCCTTTGGAAGATGCTCGTCATTTGACTCACCAATATGATAGAATGAGCCAGGAGTTTGAAATTCAGGTTCGAAATCATTAATACTATAGTACTGTGAATGCTTTGTGTCTCTAAATTAATTGCATGCATAACACagctatttttaaatatcaaaaattttaattatatcattGTTAAAGTGGGGGGTATTAATTATATGCCTAGCAAGTTtacttttaaatcaaaattttaatatattatatcatTGATTAAGTAGGGGGTATTTTAGAAAAGGAAAAAACAATTATTgcaaaaataatatatagatCTAATGCTTCACTTCATTAATACAGTGAGTGGCATTATTGATTCTAGTTCAGATACCGAAAATAGGACAAATCAAAGATTATTATATGCTAATACAGTACAGGGAGGGGTATTTTGGTAAATTAAGCACTGTCGAGttaatttaattgtttaatctTCTACTTTCCAAACCCCATTTAGGCAGCTGAAGTAATAAGAAGGCAATCAAAGTTCAGAGATTCTTCTGCAGAAAGTGCCCTAAAGCTTAGAAACGCTGAAAAAAGGTTATCGGAGCTCAAATCCTCAATGTTGGCGCTTGGAAGAGAAGCTACAGCTGCGATGTTGTCTGTAGAGGATCAGCAGCAAGAGTCTACTTTCCAAAAGATTCTTTCCATGGTATATTTGAAGTCAATTTTTTATTGACCTAGAGTTTATGTGCAATCTGTTTGGACCCTATTAGCCTTCAACTTCAAATTCCAACTGTTGATGATTTATTATTTAGTTAACTAGCAcagttattttattttgttgttttttcttgatctgATCTTGAACTTGTTAAGTATTTTTTTCAGTGTGTGTTTTTCTCCCAAAATATCATGCAAATGATGAAGTAAATTTGTTCAAGAGAGTAGATTTTATATCTTTTCTTTTTGCATTTATTATTTCGTCGGATTCGTTACCTTTTCTGTCTGACGAGTCCAGTGTGGAGAGATGGACATTGGAAGGATGGTCAATTTGATTCTTAATAGCTTTTTATGGATAGATATTATCGAGAAAATGGCACTTCAATGATTCCTAGAATGTGGAATCATTTGAATTTTTCATAAAATGATGGGATTATCGGGttgctttttaaaattttgatggaaTATTGACGCATGCGCTATCGAATCACTCTAAATATTTGCATTTAAGCAGATCTGGTTATATCTCTATTTTCTCGGATTTTTTTGGTTGTGCTCCTCATAAACTTTAGGCAAACAGGTTGATGCTGAGAGATCTTATCATCAAAATGCAGTTGCCTTATTGGAAAAACTGCATTCTGAGGTATGCAGCCCCTCGTGTTATCCAGGTCAAACTTCAATCATTTTCATTTATCATGATTTTTACTATctttatttgtttaatttcaCTGTTCACTTTTAGATGATTCTCGTGGAGCATACGGATTACTCATCTCTACAATCCGAAAATCCATCAATCAAGGATAATATTTCACCTGTTAATGACGAGAAAGTTTCAATAAGATCCAGTAGTCAGAACAACGGGGATAAAAACGATTCCTATTTTCTTGCAAAGGCTAGTTACTTATCGCTGTTTTGGCTTAGTAATGTATTTTTTGGGAAGTTTCTTGTTTCTATTATGTCCCGAAAACAGATGAATTTTCCGGCTTTTGTATCTTTTTCAGTCTGTATGCACGGTGTCTTTACTTGCTTTGGTTCTTGATATTTTTTGTTGTCAGGTCATACACTCCTTCGACTCCCAAGCAGAGGGCGAGCTAACTCTTGAAGTTGATGATCACGTTGTAGTTCGACAGGTACCTATTCAATGCTCTCGTGTTTGACATGATTATTCTTTTGTAACGCATGGTATTACATCCCTTACTCTGATTGCCTGAAGTAGTTCGCCGTGGGTCCTGTTTAGGGGGGAGCAAAGAAATGAATTGAGTCGAATAGTATTCATGTTTTGTTATTTGACTTTGAGCTTTTATGTTTTTAACCAACACAATTATCAACCTGCAACTCGGAA
This window of the Primulina tabacum isolate GXHZ01 chromosome 4, ASM2559414v2, whole genome shotgun sequence genome carries:
- the LOC142542976 gene encoding SH3 domain-containing protein 1-like isoform X1, translated to MDAIKKQASKLREQVARQQQVILRQLGQLGHEGVMIDETDMHCHQQLQNLYKSTRAAKVNSWGIILLPAIFCRAFPEGYCPWVRRLHFNEQKTNARKLAEDSCKYGIENQDSTHALARIASNFGTSHAAIEDHGETMLGILSYQVSEPLRALMNGAPLEDARHLTHQYDRMSQEFEIQAAEVIRRQSKFRDSSAESALKLRNAEKRLSELKSSMLALGREATAAMLSVEDQQQESTFQKILSMVDAERSYHQNAVALLEKLHSEMILVEHTDYSSLQSENPSIKDNISPVNDEKVSIRSSSQNNGDKNDSYFLAKVIHSFDSQAEGELTLEVDDHVVVRQFTRIWKVASSGWSEGECKGNKGWFPSAYVTKIDRVVPASKLLENELSQ
- the LOC142542976 gene encoding SH3 domain-containing protein 1-like isoform X2 — protein: MDAIKKQASKLREQVARQQQVILRQLGQLGHEGVMIDETDMHCHQQLQNLYKSTRAAKVNSWGIILLPAIFCRAFPEGYCPWVRRLHFNEQKTNARKLAEDSCKYGIENQDSTHALARIASNFGTSHAAIEDHGETMLGILSYQVSEPLRALMNGAPLEDARHLTHQYDRMSQEFEIQAAEVIRRQSKFRDSSAESALKLRNAEKRLSELKSSMLALGREATAAMLSVEDQQQESTFQKILSMVDAERSYHQNAVALLEKLHSEMILVEHTDYSSLQSENPSIKDNISPVNDEKVSIRSSSQNNGDKNDSYFLAKVIHSFDSQAEGELTLEVDDHVVVRQVASSGWSEGECKGNKGWFPSAYVTKIDRVVPASKLLENELSQ
- the LOC142542976 gene encoding SH3 domain-containing protein 1-like isoform X3, which gives rise to MDAIKKQASKLREQVARQQQVILRQLGQLGHEGVMIDETDMHCHQQLQNLYKSTRAAKHFQRDIVRGLEGFISTSKKQMVRARKLAEDSCKYGIENQDSTHALARIASNFGTSHAAIEDHGETMLGILSYQVSEPLRALMNGAPLEDARHLTHQYDRMSQEFEIQAAEVIRRQSKFRDSSAESALKLRNAEKRLSELKSSMLALGREATAAMLSVEDQQQESTFQKILSMVDAERSYHQNAVALLEKLHSEMILVEHTDYSSLQSENPSIKDNISPVNDEKVSIRSSSQNNGDKNDSYFLAKVIHSFDSQAEGELTLEVDDHVVVRQFTRIWKVASSGWSEGECKGNKGWFPSAYVTKIDRVVPASKLLENELSQ
- the LOC142542976 gene encoding SH3 domain-containing protein 1-like isoform X4, giving the protein MDAIKKQASKLREQVARQQQVILRQLGQLGHEGVMIDETDMHCHQQLQNLYKSTRAAKHFQRDIVRGLEGFISTSKKQMVRARKLAEDSCKYGIENQDSTHALARIASNFGTSHAAIEDHGETMLGILSYQVSEPLRALMNGAPLEDARHLTHQYDRMSQEFEIQAAEVIRRQSKFRDSSAESALKLRNAEKRLSELKSSMLALGREATAAMLSVEDQQQESTFQKILSMVDAERSYHQNAVALLEKLHSEMILVEHTDYSSLQSENPSIKDNISPVNDEKVSIRSSSQNNGDKNDSYFLAKVIHSFDSQAEGELTLEVDDHVVVRQVASSGWSEGECKGNKGWFPSAYVTKIDRVVPASKLLENELSQ
- the LOC142542976 gene encoding SH3 domain-containing protein 1-like isoform X5, with protein sequence MVRARKLAEDSCKYGIENQDSTHALARIASNFGTSHAAIEDHGETMLGILSYQVSEPLRALMNGAPLEDARHLTHQYDRMSQEFEIQAAEVIRRQSKFRDSSAESALKLRNAEKRLSELKSSMLALGREATAAMLSVEDQQQESTFQKILSMVDAERSYHQNAVALLEKLHSEMILVEHTDYSSLQSENPSIKDNISPVNDEKVSIRSSSQNNGDKNDSYFLAKVIHSFDSQAEGELTLEVDDHVVVRQFTRIWKVASSGWSEGECKGNKGWFPSAYVTKIDRVVPASKLLENELSQ